From Arcticibacter tournemirensis, one genomic window encodes:
- a CDS encoding D-glycero-alpha-D-manno-heptose-1,7-bisphosphate 7-phosphatase → MKKNKAVFLDRDGVLNKELGDYVCNLDDFHILEHNFKPLKELQDRGYLLAVITNQGGVAKGWYSEETLGKMHARLLETYEANGIHISDIYYCRHHPDYNGKCLCRKPGSLMLEKAMARFDVDVSKSYFIGDNERDMIAGEAAGLKGILIKSDQPIGEVLHLID, encoded by the coding sequence ATGAAAAAGAATAAAGCTGTTTTTCTGGACCGTGATGGCGTATTGAATAAAGAATTGGGGGACTATGTATGTAATCTGGATGATTTTCATATTCTGGAACACAACTTCAAGCCATTGAAGGAGCTCCAGGACAGGGGATATCTGCTGGCGGTTATTACCAACCAGGGCGGTGTAGCGAAAGGATGGTACAGTGAAGAAACATTGGGAAAAATGCATGCAAGGCTTTTAGAGACTTACGAAGCGAATGGAATACATATCTCGGATATCTATTATTGCAGGCATCATCCGGATTATAACGGCAAATGCTTATGCCGGAAACCCGGCTCGCTGATGCTCGAGAAAGCCATGGCGCGTTTCGATGTAGACGTTTCTAAATCTTATTTCATTGGCGATAACGAGCGCGACATGATAGCGGGCGAAGCTGCGGGGCTTAAAGGTATCCTGATAAAATCAGATCAGCCGATAGGAGAGGTGTTGCATCTGATTGATTGA
- a CDS encoding OPT family oligopeptide transporter, producing the protein MAEIKPEKEFKPYISAGERVAEFTVKSILLGALFGVIFGAATVYLALKAGLTVSASIPVAVLAISIGRKFFKTTILENNIIQTTGSAGESIAAGVVFTLPGFLFLSAGSNGEGFFSYWPIFILAALGGILGTLMMVPLRRSLIVDEHGTLPYPEGTACASVLIAGEKGGDFAKTAYMGLGFAFLYAILQKIFHLIAETPAWVTSQTNRFFPSATVNGEITPEYMGVGYIIGPRIAGVLVAGGVLAWLGLIPLLASLVPQDTTALQLVKLGYLKDLATAGGSGDWNPVTHTFGDYATAIYRAYIRQIGAGAVAAGGFITLIKTIPTIISSFKSSLGSIKTTGEVQVTKRTEDDLSFKLVIFGSIALVVLMAVLPQIPGDSVVNKLLIGVLVVVFGFFFVTVSSRIVGIIGSSSNPISGMTIATLMGTCLVFISVGWTGKVFEPMALVVGGMICIAAANAGATSQDLKTGYIVGATPKYQQIALFIGAIVSAVIIGVTLSILDRPTAAMQAQGITHAIGTDAYPAPQGTLMATLIKGLLSFNLDWQFVLVGVFLAITMELCGVKSLSFAVGAYLPLSTTLPIFAGGAIKGLVDIRNKKKGIHEDDELGRGSLFSTGLVAGGALMGVIYAFFMAFESTAGPVGKLNIEHFLTNSLGEGGYQLLGFMFFVIMGLVLYRVAVTGKKTEI; encoded by the coding sequence ATGGCAGAAATTAAACCAGAAAAAGAATTTAAGCCTTACATCTCTGCAGGAGAAAGGGTAGCAGAATTTACAGTAAAATCTATTTTACTAGGCGCGCTATTTGGCGTTATCTTTGGCGCAGCCACCGTTTACCTTGCGCTCAAAGCCGGCTTAACAGTCTCCGCCTCCATCCCTGTAGCTGTTCTCGCAATTTCCATTGGGAGGAAGTTTTTCAAAACTACCATCCTCGAAAACAATATTATACAAACGACAGGGTCGGCAGGTGAATCCATTGCAGCAGGTGTGGTCTTTACTTTACCGGGCTTCCTGTTCCTTTCGGCCGGAAGTAATGGCGAAGGCTTTTTTTCCTACTGGCCAATTTTTATTCTTGCTGCCTTAGGAGGAATATTGGGTACCCTGATGATGGTTCCTCTCCGACGTTCACTCATCGTCGACGAGCACGGAACGCTTCCATACCCTGAAGGTACGGCCTGCGCTTCTGTACTCATAGCGGGCGAAAAAGGTGGCGACTTTGCGAAGACAGCCTACATGGGGCTCGGCTTTGCTTTCTTGTACGCCATCCTGCAAAAGATCTTTCATCTTATTGCCGAAACCCCCGCATGGGTCACCAGCCAGACAAACCGCTTTTTCCCTTCTGCTACTGTAAATGGGGAAATCACTCCAGAATACATGGGGGTAGGTTATATCATAGGACCGCGAATTGCGGGCGTACTCGTGGCGGGCGGTGTATTAGCCTGGCTCGGATTAATTCCCCTGCTGGCCTCTCTGGTACCGCAGGACACGACGGCCCTGCAGCTTGTTAAGCTCGGTTACCTTAAAGATCTGGCAACGGCAGGCGGATCAGGTGACTGGAACCCTGTAACTCATACCTTCGGCGACTACGCCACAGCGATTTATCGGGCGTACATCCGCCAGATAGGTGCGGGCGCAGTAGCGGCAGGAGGATTTATTACGCTTATTAAAACCATCCCAACGATTATATCCTCTTTCAAATCAAGTCTCGGTTCTATCAAAACCACCGGAGAAGTGCAGGTTACCAAGCGTACAGAAGACGATCTGTCGTTTAAGCTGGTAATTTTTGGCAGCATCGCTTTAGTGGTCCTGATGGCCGTTCTTCCTCAAATACCAGGAGACTCTGTTGTGAATAAGCTTCTCATTGGCGTACTGGTGGTTGTCTTCGGCTTTTTCTTTGTAACAGTGTCCAGCCGTATTGTGGGGATTATCGGCTCCAGCTCCAACCCAATATCCGGTATGACTATTGCTACTTTGATGGGTACTTGCCTGGTGTTTATCAGCGTTGGCTGGACAGGTAAAGTATTCGAACCAATGGCACTCGTGGTAGGCGGCATGATTTGTATTGCAGCTGCCAATGCAGGAGCTACCTCTCAGGATCTTAAAACAGGTTATATTGTAGGAGCTACCCCTAAATACCAGCAGATCGCGCTATTTATAGGCGCAATTGTTTCTGCGGTCATTATTGGAGTAACACTTTCTATACTCGATCGTCCTACCGCCGCCATGCAGGCGCAGGGAATAACGCATGCTATCGGAACAGACGCCTATCCGGCGCCACAAGGTACGCTAATGGCAACCCTGATTAAGGGATTGCTTTCATTTAACCTCGACTGGCAGTTTGTACTCGTTGGTGTGTTCCTTGCTATAACCATGGAGCTTTGCGGTGTAAAATCGCTTTCATTTGCAGTAGGGGCCTACCTTCCGTTATCCACAACTCTCCCGATATTCGCAGGTGGAGCAATTAAAGGCCTGGTAGATATCCGTAACAAAAAGAAAGGGATCCACGAGGATGATGAATTAGGCAGAGGCAGTCTGTTCTCAACCGGTTTAGTAGCCGGCGGAGCGCTGATGGGGGTAATTTATGCCTTCTTCATGGCTTTTGAATCGACAGCAGGCCCGGTAGGGAAACTAAATATAGAGCACTTCCTCACTAATAGCCTGGGCGAGGGAGGCTATCAGCTACTCGGTTTCATGTTCTTTGTAATTATGGGACTTGTTCTGTATCGCGTAGCTGTAACAGGAAAGAAAACAGAAATATGA
- a CDS encoding M16 family metallopeptidase, with the protein MSKFKLIIVFILGAAGISNAQVASKNYLWKEATSAGYTYKYVSNDPTNSRFYTLKNGLTVILSPTNKQPRIQTYIAVKAGSKTDPADHTGLAHYLEHMMFKGTDKYGSLDWSKEKPLLDKIDSLYEQYNSTKDETRRKDIYKEIDKVSGDAAKFAIANEYDKMLSSMGAQGTNAFTSFEQTVYTEDIPTSAIDKFLTVQAERFRYPAFRIFHTELEAVYEEKNRGLDNDSRKVFEAMFAALFPNNNYGKQTTIGTIEHLKNPSLKAIRDYYNTYYVPNNMGVIMSGDFNPDEMVKKIDQSFAYMQSKTVPPYTFGPEKPITTPIAKEVFGPTPESIMIGYRFPGASTEDAQLLNLVGEILTNGKAGLFDLNLTKKQKMLSAGAFSYVLKDYSTLILQGNPIKGQSLDQVKMLMLAEIEKLKKGEFDSDLIISIVNNLKKNVLEENQNYSSRAGNLMDAFTTGIDWSTRVATADKLSKITKKQIVDFANKYLAENYVIVYKRQGEDKNILKVEKPPITAVEVNRESQSPFLQTVAAIPSNAIVPVWTDFSKDIERSKSGAFDVLSVQNKENSIFKLYYRYDMGSWNNKLLPIAAEYLQYLGTDKQSSEDISKEFYKLAASFRINTSNDQTTVSITGLQENFDKTVSLYENLIANCKPDTAALNGLKQRLKKSRENAKLNKAAIMQGLVNYAQYGANNPFNNVLSDAELDALTADQLIAVLRNIGKYEHTILYYGPKTGQQIASTLKPLHKSPATFMEIPAQQSFKKVDQDKNQVLFADYDMVQAEIQWVRNATTYNASVTPTIELFNNYFGGGMSTIVFQTIRESKALAYSTYAFYNTPQKKDDRYTMIAYVGTQADKLNEAIGGMNELLTSMPESEKVFTVAKDNIRKSLETERITDDAILFSYLNAQRKGLDYDIRKNVYESANTLGFGDIRSFFDAELKNKPYTYCIVASEKRVKEDDLKKYGELTKLNLQQIFGY; encoded by the coding sequence ATGTCAAAATTTAAGTTAATCATTGTCTTCATACTAGGGGCAGCAGGTATAAGCAACGCACAGGTAGCTTCTAAAAATTATTTGTGGAAAGAAGCCACATCCGCCGGCTATACCTATAAGTATGTAAGTAACGACCCTACTAATTCGCGGTTTTATACACTAAAAAACGGACTTACAGTTATACTCAGCCCGACAAACAAACAACCGCGCATTCAAACCTATATCGCTGTTAAAGCCGGCAGCAAAACCGATCCTGCAGATCATACCGGACTTGCTCATTATCTTGAGCATATGATGTTTAAGGGTACCGACAAATATGGTTCTCTAGACTGGAGTAAAGAAAAACCGTTACTCGACAAGATCGACAGTCTTTACGAACAGTATAATTCGACAAAAGACGAGACCAGACGTAAGGATATTTATAAAGAGATAGATAAAGTTTCGGGGGACGCAGCGAAGTTTGCCATTGCAAATGAATATGACAAAATGCTGTCCTCTATGGGGGCACAGGGTACAAACGCCTTTACTTCCTTTGAACAGACCGTCTACACTGAAGACATTCCAACAAGTGCAATCGACAAGTTCCTGACTGTTCAAGCAGAACGTTTCCGCTACCCCGCTTTCCGAATTTTTCACACAGAACTGGAAGCGGTATACGAAGAAAAGAACCGCGGACTGGATAATGACTCGAGAAAGGTTTTTGAAGCTATGTTCGCCGCCTTGTTCCCTAACAACAACTATGGTAAACAAACAACCATCGGGACCATCGAGCATCTTAAAAACCCATCACTAAAGGCAATAAGAGATTACTATAACACGTATTATGTGCCAAACAATATGGGCGTCATAATGTCTGGAGACTTCAACCCTGACGAAATGGTCAAAAAGATCGATCAGAGCTTTGCTTACATGCAATCCAAAACGGTGCCTCCATATACTTTTGGTCCTGAAAAACCAATCACCACTCCAATAGCAAAAGAAGTATTTGGACCAACACCGGAAAGCATCATGATAGGATACCGCTTTCCCGGTGCATCTACCGAAGATGCTCAATTGCTTAACCTGGTTGGCGAAATTCTTACAAATGGCAAGGCCGGACTTTTTGATTTGAACCTTACCAAGAAGCAGAAAATGTTAAGTGCCGGTGCCTTCTCTTATGTATTGAAGGATTACAGCACGCTGATACTACAAGGCAACCCCATCAAGGGACAGTCGCTCGACCAGGTTAAAATGCTGATGCTGGCAGAAATTGAAAAACTAAAAAAAGGCGAGTTTGACAGCGACCTGATCATCTCCATTGTGAATAATCTCAAGAAGAATGTGCTGGAAGAGAACCAGAACTATAGCTCACGCGCCGGCAATCTGATGGATGCTTTTACGACAGGGATTGACTGGAGCACCCGTGTAGCTACAGCCGATAAGCTCTCTAAAATAACAAAGAAACAAATAGTCGACTTTGCGAATAAATATCTTGCAGAGAACTATGTAATTGTATACAAGCGTCAGGGCGAAGATAAAAATATCCTGAAAGTCGAAAAACCTCCTATTACCGCGGTTGAAGTAAACAGAGAATCACAGTCGCCTTTCCTGCAAACAGTTGCTGCAATCCCGTCCAATGCCATTGTGCCTGTTTGGACTGACTTCAGTAAAGACATTGAAAGGTCAAAGTCGGGAGCATTTGACGTATTGTCTGTCCAGAACAAAGAAAATAGCATCTTTAAATTGTATTACAGATACGATATGGGAAGCTGGAACAATAAACTTCTCCCGATTGCAGCTGAATACCTTCAATACCTTGGCACAGATAAACAAAGCTCTGAAGATATAAGTAAAGAATTCTACAAGCTCGCAGCCTCGTTTAGGATCAACACCTCCAACGACCAAACCACAGTAAGCATTACCGGGTTACAGGAGAACTTTGACAAAACTGTTAGCCTTTATGAGAACCTGATTGCTAATTGTAAACCGGATACTGCCGCCTTAAACGGATTAAAGCAGAGACTAAAGAAATCACGCGAGAATGCAAAGCTGAATAAAGCTGCCATTATGCAAGGATTGGTAAACTATGCGCAATACGGTGCAAATAACCCTTTCAATAATGTGTTATCCGATGCTGAACTTGATGCTCTTACAGCCGACCAATTGATCGCAGTCCTGAGGAACATCGGGAAATATGAACACACCATTTTATACTATGGGCCAAAAACCGGACAGCAAATAGCGTCGACATTAAAACCGCTTCACAAGAGTCCCGCCACGTTTATGGAAATCCCGGCACAACAGAGCTTTAAAAAAGTAGATCAGGACAAGAATCAGGTTCTTTTTGCCGACTACGACATGGTGCAGGCTGAAATCCAATGGGTTCGTAATGCCACTACTTATAACGCTTCTGTAACTCCCACCATTGAATTGTTTAACAATTATTTTGGAGGCGGAATGAGCACTATTGTGTTTCAAACGATTAGGGAATCGAAGGCCCTGGCCTATTCAACCTACGCGTTTTATAACACACCGCAGAAAAAGGACGACCGGTATACCATGATTGCTTACGTTGGGACCCAGGCTGACAAACTCAATGAAGCCATTGGCGGCATGAACGAACTGCTTACCAGTATGCCCGAATCAGAGAAGGTGTTTACAGTAGCGAAAGACAACATCCGCAAGTCTCTTGAAACAGAACGTATAACTGACGATGCAATCCTTTTCAGCTACCTCAATGCGCAGCGCAAAGGACTGGATTATGATATCCGTAAAAACGTTTATGAATCTGCCAACACTCTCGGGTTTGGCGATATCAGAAGCTTTTTCGACGCGGAGCTTAAGAATAAGCCCTATACTTATTGTATAGTAGCTTCTGAAAAACGCGTCAAAGAAGATGATCTGAAAAAATATGGTGAGCTTACCAAGCTTAACCTTCAACAGATCTTTGGATATTAA
- a CDS encoding CsbD family protein translates to MDKLELKGSWNELKGKVKQAYGDLTDDDLTYEEGREDELYGRLQQKTGKTRDEVVEWLRGL, encoded by the coding sequence ATGGACAAGCTGGAATTAAAAGGAAGCTGGAACGAGCTCAAAGGTAAAGTTAAGCAAGCATATGGTGATCTTACCGATGATGATTTGACGTATGAAGAAGGCCGGGAAGATGAGCTTTATGGTCGTTTGCAGCAAAAAACAGGGAAAACCCGTGACGAAGTAGTCGAATGGCTACGGGGCTTATAA
- the acs gene encoding acetate--CoA ligase, with protein MNLKISSFENYREVYDYSVAEPEKFWAEIADSFYWRKKWDTVLRWNFSDPDVKWFEGAKLNITENCLDRHLEKNGDTPAIIWESNDPEEAHRVLTYTQLHDKVCQFANVLKNNGVKKGDRVCLYLPMVPELAIAVLACARIGAIHSVIFGGFSAQSIADRINDAQCSVVITADGGFRGVKDIPLKEVIDDALVQCRSVNRVIVLTRSRTPVSMIKGRDVWWEDEIKKVETQGNPECPAEEMDAEDVLFVLYTSGSTGKPKGVVHTCGGYMVYTGYTFANVFQYEPGEVYFCTADIGWITGHSYIVYGPLSQGATTLMFEGVPTWPGPDRFWQIIDKFNVNILYTAPTAIRSLMSFGDEPIQGKDLSSLKKLGSVGEPINEEAWHWFHDKIGKGKCPIADTWWQTETGGLMISPIAGITPTKPGYATLPLPGIQPCLVDENGNEIEGNGVSGNLCVKFPWPGMLRTTYGDHERCRQTYFSAYQDMYFTGDGCLRDEDGYYRITGRVDDVLNVSGHRIGTAEVENAINMHADVVESAVVGYPHSIKGQGIYAYVILGSSLHNEVDLVQKDILKTVTRLIGAIAKPDKIQFVSGLPKTRSGKIMRRILRKIAEGDTSNLGDTSTLLDPGVVEEIREGALSKI; from the coding sequence ATGAATTTAAAGATTTCTTCATTTGAAAACTACAGGGAAGTGTATGATTACAGTGTAGCAGAACCCGAAAAGTTTTGGGCTGAGATCGCTGACAGCTTTTACTGGCGAAAAAAGTGGGATACTGTGCTTCGATGGAATTTCAGCGATCCTGATGTGAAATGGTTTGAGGGGGCGAAACTTAATATTACAGAAAATTGCCTCGACCGCCATCTTGAAAAGAACGGTGATACACCTGCTATTATATGGGAATCTAATGATCCAGAAGAAGCACATCGCGTTCTTACGTATACTCAGCTTCACGATAAGGTATGCCAGTTTGCGAATGTACTCAAGAACAATGGGGTAAAAAAGGGCGACAGGGTTTGCCTGTATTTGCCGATGGTGCCAGAGCTGGCGATTGCGGTGCTGGCCTGCGCCCGTATCGGCGCCATACACTCTGTTATTTTTGGGGGATTTTCTGCTCAATCAATTGCCGACCGGATTAATGATGCGCAATGCTCTGTTGTGATAACTGCCGACGGAGGCTTTCGCGGAGTAAAGGATATTCCCTTAAAAGAGGTCATCGATGATGCTCTGGTGCAATGCAGGAGTGTCAACAGAGTAATTGTATTAACCCGGAGCCGTACTCCGGTGTCGATGATTAAAGGCCGTGATGTATGGTGGGAAGACGAGATTAAGAAGGTGGAAACGCAGGGGAACCCGGAATGTCCGGCGGAAGAAATGGATGCAGAGGATGTATTATTCGTTTTGTACACTTCGGGCTCTACCGGAAAACCAAAAGGAGTGGTACATACCTGCGGGGGATATATGGTTTATACAGGGTATACTTTTGCTAATGTATTTCAATACGAGCCGGGTGAGGTTTACTTCTGTACTGCTGATATTGGATGGATAACAGGGCATAGTTATATCGTATATGGTCCTCTTTCACAGGGCGCCACGACTCTTATGTTCGAAGGTGTGCCAACCTGGCCGGGACCCGATCGTTTCTGGCAAATCATAGATAAGTTTAATGTCAATATACTGTATACCGCACCTACTGCTATCCGATCGTTAATGAGTTTTGGCGACGAGCCGATACAAGGAAAAGACCTAAGTTCACTTAAAAAGTTAGGTTCGGTAGGAGAGCCTATAAATGAGGAAGCATGGCACTGGTTTCATGATAAGATCGGTAAGGGGAAATGCCCTATTGCCGATACCTGGTGGCAAACGGAAACAGGTGGATTGATGATCTCTCCGATTGCAGGGATAACCCCTACCAAACCGGGGTATGCTACCTTGCCCTTGCCGGGCATTCAACCTTGTTTGGTTGACGAGAACGGAAATGAGATAGAGGGCAACGGCGTGAGCGGGAATTTATGCGTCAAATTCCCATGGCCGGGGATGTTACGAACAACTTATGGCGACCATGAGCGTTGCCGGCAGACCTACTTTTCTGCCTATCAAGACATGTACTTTACAGGCGATGGCTGCCTTCGTGATGAAGACGGGTATTACCGCATCACCGGCAGGGTGGATGATGTATTGAATGTTTCGGGACACCGCATAGGCACAGCAGAAGTGGAGAATGCAATTAATATGCATGCTGACGTGGTAGAAAGTGCTGTTGTAGGGTATCCTCATTCAATTAAAGGGCAGGGTATCTACGCTTACGTGATTTTAGGTTCTTCTCTACATAATGAGGTCGACCTCGTTCAGAAAGATATACTGAAAACGGTAACACGCCTGATCGGCGCTATTGCTAAACCCGACAAGATTCAGTTTGTGTCTGGTCTGCCTAAAACACGCTCCGGAAAGATTATGCGGCGAATCTTAAGGAAGATTGCAGAGGGTGATACTTCCAATCTTGGTGATACGAGTACGCTCCTTGACCCAGGAGTAGTAGAGGAAATTAGAGAAGGGGCTCTTAGTAAGATCTAA
- a CDS encoding DUF6814 family protein yields MNTLKKYLGIIWVCGGVLLAVFLSYKALAVLSSGVATPEDYVFWSVIIVIFIPIIVGFILFGYYAWKGEYGAVDN; encoded by the coding sequence ATGAATACGTTGAAAAAATATCTTGGAATAATATGGGTTTGCGGTGGTGTCTTGCTTGCAGTCTTTCTTTCGTATAAGGCTTTGGCGGTTTTAAGCTCTGGCGTGGCCACGCCAGAAGATTACGTTTTCTGGAGCGTTATAATCGTTATTTTTATTCCCATCATCGTTGGCTTCATCCTGTTTGGCTATTATGCCTGGAAAGGGGAGTACGGGGCGGTTGACAATTGA
- a CDS encoding MFS transporter — protein MQNVDNPDGAAGKNNLWSVIGASSVGTLIEWYDFYIFGSLATILSYQFFPHGNPTAAFLSTLATFAAGFIVRPFGALVFGRLGDLVGRKYTFLLTLVLMGGSTFAIGLIPGFDVIGYAAPILVLLLRLVQGLALGGEYGGAATYVAEHAPASRRGFYTSFIQTTATLGLFLSLGVILLTRYAVDITSFNQWGWRIPFLLSAVLVVVSIVIRMKMHESPLFKKIKAEGKVVKNPLKESFGKKKNLKMVLLALFGATAGQGVIWYTGQFYALSFIQKTMNIEFVQSNYIIALGLLIATPFFIVFGGWSDRIGRKNIMLAGMLLGIVLYRPIYKQMYSLSDLSLKTELPAAKAFNTETQKGEGGETVIVKTASNMYSDGTVLNEVATSVQNATGHEVSSDHRKEVVLPMSSFWILVLLITIQVLFVTMVYGPIAAFLVELFPTNIRYTSMSLPYHIGNGVFGGLTPFIAISLTSLPGATPFDGLWYPIGVAAVCFVIGLIYINKRTDYTLNAAE, from the coding sequence ATGCAGAACGTTGACAATCCTGATGGGGCAGCAGGAAAAAACAACTTATGGAGTGTGATAGGCGCTTCGTCGGTTGGGACCCTTATTGAGTGGTATGATTTCTATATTTTTGGAAGTCTGGCCACTATTCTTTCCTATCAGTTTTTTCCGCATGGTAATCCCACTGCAGCTTTCCTTTCTACACTTGCTACGTTTGCGGCAGGCTTTATTGTTCGCCCGTTCGGAGCGCTGGTTTTTGGACGCTTAGGCGATTTGGTAGGCAGAAAATATACTTTTTTGCTAACTCTCGTGCTGATGGGTGGCTCTACTTTCGCTATCGGTTTGATACCGGGTTTCGATGTGATTGGCTATGCTGCCCCTATACTGGTACTTCTCCTTCGCCTCGTACAGGGTCTGGCACTTGGTGGTGAATATGGAGGAGCTGCTACTTATGTGGCAGAACATGCGCCTGCTAGCCGGAGAGGCTTTTATACCAGCTTTATTCAAACAACAGCAACATTAGGCTTATTTTTATCGCTGGGAGTTATTCTTCTCACCCGCTATGCTGTCGACATTACGTCCTTTAATCAGTGGGGATGGCGTATCCCATTCCTCCTTTCAGCGGTGCTGGTAGTGGTGTCTATCGTTATTCGAATGAAGATGCATGAATCGCCTTTATTCAAAAAGATCAAGGCTGAAGGCAAGGTGGTGAAGAACCCATTGAAGGAATCCTTTGGAAAGAAGAAAAATCTTAAAATGGTTTTGCTTGCCCTGTTTGGTGCAACAGCAGGTCAGGGCGTTATCTGGTATACGGGCCAATTCTACGCGCTTTCCTTCATTCAGAAAACAATGAACATTGAGTTCGTACAATCAAACTATATTATCGCTTTAGGACTTCTTATAGCCACTCCCTTCTTCATTGTTTTTGGTGGCTGGTCTGATCGGATAGGGCGGAAGAACATTATGCTTGCAGGAATGTTATTAGGCATCGTTCTTTACCGGCCAATATATAAGCAGATGTATTCTCTATCTGATCTCAGTTTGAAAACAGAGTTACCGGCGGCTAAGGCGTTTAATACCGAAACTCAAAAGGGAGAAGGAGGGGAGACGGTGATAGTTAAAACTGCGTCCAATATGTATAGTGATGGAACGGTATTAAACGAGGTAGCTACCAGTGTCCAGAATGCTACGGGTCACGAAGTTTCTTCGGACCACCGGAAGGAAGTGGTGCTTCCCATGAGCTCTTTCTGGATACTGGTGCTGCTCATTACCATTCAGGTACTTTTTGTCACGATGGTTTATGGGCCGATAGCTGCTTTCCTGGTCGAGTTGTTCCCAACTAATATAAGGTATACCTCTATGTCACTTCCTTATCATATCGGAAACGGTGTTTTTGGAGGATTAACTCCTTTTATCGCTATCAGCCTTACCTCGCTGCCAGGTGCAACGCCTTTCGATGGTTTATGGTATCCTATCGGGGTTGCTGCCGTGTGCTTTGTAATAGGCCTGATTTATATTAACAAAAGAACTGATTATACTTTAAATGCTGCCGAATGA
- the rpmB gene encoding 50S ribosomal protein L28: MSRICDLTGKMPMNGHNVSNSNVKTKRKFYPNLQVKKFYIPEEGRWITLKVSTSAIKTINKNGISAVINKFLKKGYI, encoded by the coding sequence ATGTCGAGAATTTGTGATTTAACAGGAAAAATGCCGATGAATGGCCATAACGTTTCTAACTCAAACGTAAAGACCAAGCGCAAGTTTTATCCTAACCTGCAAGTAAAGAAGTTTTACATCCCTGAAGAAGGCCGGTGGATTACGCTGAAAGTTTCAACATCAGCTATCAAAACCATTAATAAAAACGGTATCAGCGCTGTAATTAATAAGTTCCTTAAAAAAGGATACATTTAA
- the rpmG gene encoding 50S ribosomal protein L33 — translation MAKKGNRVQVILECTEHKGTGVPGMSRYITNKNKKNTTERLELKKYNPFLKKVTVHKEIK, via the coding sequence ATGGCTAAGAAAGGTAACAGAGTTCAGGTAATTTTAGAATGTACTGAGCACAAAGGAACCGGAGTACCTGGGATGTCCCGTTATATCACTAACAAAAATAAAAAGAACACTACTGAGCGTTTGGAACTTAAAAAGTACAATCCATTCCTTAAGAAAGTAACTGTTCATAAAGAAATTAAATAA
- a CDS encoding DUF4295 domain-containing protein gives MAKKVVATLKTGKGKEYSKVITMVKSAKTGAYTFKEIIAHNDHVKDAITEAKNAQ, from the coding sequence ATGGCAAAGAAAGTAGTTGCAACCCTTAAGACCGGTAAAGGTAAAGAGTACTCAAAAGTGATAACTATGGTTAAATCTGCAAAAACCGGCGCTTACACTTTTAAAGAAATTATTGCACATAACGACCACGTTAAAGACGCTATTACTGAAGCAAAGAACGCACAGTAA